A single Panulirus ornatus isolate Po-2019 chromosome 18, ASM3632096v1, whole genome shotgun sequence DNA region contains:
- the Prx4 gene encoding peroxiredoxin-4: MSAIKFCVLVGLVYMGVGALGGAAEEQCHTFAGGAVYPNTEGRASGHNLQWTKAMISKPAPEWEGTAVIDGQFQELKLTDYRGKYLVFFFYPLDFTFVCPTEILAFNDRVEEFRQLNTEVVACSIDSHFTHLAWTNTARKDGGLGKLKIPLLSDITHKISKDYGVYLEDQGIALRGLFIVDDKGVLRQITMNDLPVGRSVDETLRLVQAFQFTDEHGEVCPAGWKPGDDTIIPNPQEKLKYFKKANQ; the protein is encoded by the exons ATGTCAGCTATAAAGTTTTGTGTCCTCGTGGGTTTGGTATATATGGGCGTAGGAGCGTTAGGCGGTGCAGCAGAGGAGCAGTGCCACACCTTTGCTGGGGGAGCTGTCTACCCGAACACCGAGGGAAGGGCTTCGGGCCATAACCTTCAATGGACTAAAGCTATGA TAAGTAAACCTGCCCCGGAATGGGAAGGCACTGCTGTAATTGATGGCCAGTTTCAGGAGCTGAAGCTCACAGACTACCGTGGGAAATACCTAGTTTTCTTCTTCTACCCACTGGATTT CACGTTTGTGTGTCCAACAGAAATATTGGCATTTAATGACAGAGTAGAAGAGTTTCGCCAGTTGAACACAGAAGTTGTAGCATGTTCCATAGATTCCCACTTTACTCACCTTGCGTGGACTAACACAGCACGTAAA GATGGTGGTTTGGGCAAGTTGAAGATACCCTTGCTTTCCGATATCACACATAAGATTTCAAAAGATTATGGTGTTTATTTAGAAGACCAAGGCATTGCTCTCAG GGGTCTGTTCATTGTTGATGACAAAGGTGTACTGCGTCAAATAACCATGAATGATCTGCCTGTTGGACGGTCAGTAGATGAAACTCTTCGTTTAGTTCAGGCTTTCCAGTTTACGGATGAACATGGGGAAGTTTGTCCTGCTGGCTGGAAACctggtgatgataca ATTATTCCGAATCCTCAAGAGAAGCTCAAGTATTTTAAGAAAGCTAACCAGTAG